TGGAATCCCCAGTAAAAtggaggtctttttttttttttttatagatgtaaaataaaatactaaaaagttTGTCTTGTAACTAAAGTGAACAAGAGAACTAATTAATAACTTGCCAAGTACGTACCTGTGTATAATGACCACATGTTTTAAGACAGGTATTATGCTCATAATTATAATCCATACTTTCATTATACCAACTAGTAACAACATCTTCGGGTCGGGTGTCTAATACAcccaaatatatattttctccAATAAAGTCATAATCCTGAAGACATCCATATCGTTTTGAGGTACAGGGATTATGAGAAAATTTGCACTCTCTAGTCCATGCTTTAGCTACTTTTGCCAGTAGTGGGTCCcaagtctgaaaaacaaaatcaattgaATAGTACATATTTGCTTAcaaattttagttaattttagcACTTtagtaaaagcatttttttttttgttatttgttgtcTTAGTTGCTTTCTTATTACAACCAAATAACTGAAAGAAACAGCTTAAAGAAGAAGTTACTTTAAACACCATTTCAGAGGGTTCAGGACATGGTTACTTGGCACCATGTTTCTGGACCTGTCATGAGGCAAATACCAGGAGCGTCTTCATAGTGAACAAAAAGCAATAGGAAATTGGAACAGGAAGCAACCGGGGCAAGGCCCAGGGGCCCTGGCCAACCCTGCCTCCCAACCCTGCATTCTCAACCCTGCCTCCCCAATCCCCACCTCATCAACCCTGCTTTCCTAAAGACTAACCATGTACCTGCAGAAAtgtaagaaaacagaacagcTGTATCATTGCAACATCAAAGGCCTCATCTCAACTTCTTGCCATCTTTTTGTCTCCGGGATGCCAATCCGTGGTATCAACCTTTGCAACTGCTTTCTACCTCAAAGTAATGTCACATTCAGGCCTTCAACTTGTTGTGACAATTGTTCTCTAAAGTGTCTCCCAAGCCTTTTATGCCTTAAGTAGTAAAAATTTTGACAGATCACTAACCCCTATCAGTAGGACACCCCTTTAGAGCACAGGAGCAAATTCAGGAATATAACAGACTTCTACTGCTTCTCAGTGATATGAGATGTACAAGTACAATCGTTTAAAATTAGAACAATGCTCGCACTCTCTAGCAGTCAGACCATGAGTGCTTTGGGCCTCACCAATTATCTGTGATGCTTTGTACAAACATTTAGAGCATGATTTGTAAATAACCCAGGATGTCTTACTGCATTTGGCCATTCTCAAGAATGACGGAGCTGAAATGGTACTGTTTTCCAAAACACGGAAATCTCTGCATCTTACCTATCCAGATAGACTATGATTTCCGTATGCCATACACAATAGCCCGTGAGGTTAAAGCAATTAACTTTCTCTTCAGTGTTATAAAAGGATTCAAGGGTGATTCTTTTTCTCCAAAAAAATGCATCATCTAACATTGTTAAAACGAATTCTGGTCTGGTAAATCACGTTTCATCTCCCTCCCCTGCTTAAACTCATTGTTTTGAACAGCACCCCGTTCCTTCTCACCAGGTGATTCATATCAGATGATGGGGGATGAACCTTGCGTCTCAGTTCATTGTGGATGTCGACGAACGCAGTTATAAATTTCGGATCCGTGATAGTTGGCACCCGAGGAACAGGAACTTTTCCGAATGCCTTGGGCAATCTTCTGGCTACCAAATATAGAACTAATGtccataaaaaaataagtttcttcTTCAGGGCCATGAGGAAAATACCCCTAGTGAATATGCCAGAACAGAGGTTACACTCTAccctggctctgtcttctgattAGACTGGCGTTCTGTGTACAAGGCAGTCAGTGTTGCCAAGGAGACTTGGCAAGTTCTGAGCAGCTAAGCCTTAAATTCTCAGGAAAGCCTGAGGCGCCCTCTGGTGCACAGTTCGAGCCATCCAACTAGCTTTCTGAAGAGCCAAACCAGAATCATTGTGGAGAGTGCTTGGATTGTGGAAAAGAGTGAGTCTGAAAACACTACAGGGTTCTGACAACCGGGCTGGCCTGCGCTAACCAAACACTTAGTTTGATGTATATATTGGCGCAGACGATTTAGTCATTGCGCTCAGGGAAcaaaggcaggagtgggtggatctctgtaagcgagagtttgaggctagcctgatcttcacagcaagttccaggctaggtATGAGTTGAGACCCTGTCAGGCTACAGGGAGAAAATTGCAAATAACTTATGAGCTCCATAGACTCCATTTTCCATGCTTagcttttaaaaactcatttaaatAAACTGCatatcattttctctctttcttcagatAATGGGAATATAGAATAGGCATTTGGTGAACTCTGAGGCAACCCTGTAGCCTTCAATTATGCCATTGTCAAACATTTagaaatttgcttttatttccttctcagtgactaactagaaaaaataaagatgctaTAGGCACGTGGAAAATTAGAGCCAAATAGTTTCTTCTAGTCAAAATCTTTCTTTGTGATAATTTAGAATCTATGCATTGCATGATGGCTAGCAGATTCCAGATCATTTGTATTCTAAAGACTAGAACTATGCACAGAGTATGGTGCTTGCTCGCTTTACTGAAAATAAAGTGTAGTCAACTTCATTTGGTTTAACCCTTTAAATCTGTCAGTTATTCACTAATAAACCAAAAGTTTCCTGTAACATCTAATGATATTTTTCAGTGTTTATAGGTAAATATCTTTAATACTCAGGttgtttaatttaatatttagGTTATTTATAGTGCCATTTAATTAAAGCAAACACATTTACATTAACCAAATGTTCTTTCCTAGACAATTTACCACACAACCA
Above is a window of Arvicanthis niloticus isolate mArvNil1 chromosome 22, mArvNil1.pat.X, whole genome shotgun sequence DNA encoding:
- the LOC143436180 gene encoding GLIPR1-like protein 1 isoform X1 — its product is MALKKKLIFLWTLVLYLVARRLPKAFGKVPVPRVPTITDPKFITAFVDIHNELRRKVHPPSSDMNHLTWDPLLAKVAKAWTRECKFSHNPCTSKRYGCLQDYDFIGENIYLGVLDTRPEDVVTSWYNESMDYNYEHNTCLKTCGHYTQVVWAKTFKLGCAVSNCPHLLRHTAGLFVCNYVPAGNIVGYRPYKRGDPCSYCEEKQCMNDLCYAKTGKALQQKAECHLLVLGFTLHRLL
- the LOC143436180 gene encoding GLIPR1-like protein 1 isoform X2, which encodes MALKKKLIFLWTLVLYLVARRLPKAFGKVPVPRVPTITDPKFITAFVDIHNELRRKVHPPSSDMNHLTWDPLLAKVAKAWTRECKFSHNPCTSKRYGCLQDYDFIGENIYLGVLDTRPEDVVTSWYNESMDYNYEHNTCLKTCGHYTQTWKHCSRLFGLYNQSPTPRSPNQAIPFPGASSLLRIRCIFFH